The following coding sequences lie in one Mycobacterium sp. DL440 genomic window:
- a CDS encoding type 1 glutamine amidotransferase encodes MTSKVLFLRNDRTATEAMLADVFTECGFDIDTFDVVAPERDDDPAGEVAFPDPTDYDVIVPLGARWAVYDEALCNSWVGAEMAVVRRSVEAGVGVLGVCFGGQLIAQALGGSVTRSPAPEVGWYDVATDDDQLVPGGRWFQWHFDRWTLPPGATEVARTSDASQAFTLGTALALQFHPELDSELLEVWLAHDRDGEVAGTGSSPDELRLQTREFVGDAAARLRTLVRGFLSRVVRAQPST; translated from the coding sequence GTGACATCGAAGGTTCTGTTTCTGCGAAACGACCGCACGGCCACCGAAGCCATGCTGGCCGACGTCTTCACCGAATGCGGATTCGACATCGACACGTTCGACGTCGTCGCGCCCGAGCGGGACGACGATCCCGCCGGCGAGGTGGCCTTCCCCGACCCGACCGACTATGACGTCATCGTTCCGCTGGGCGCCCGGTGGGCTGTCTACGACGAAGCCCTGTGCAACAGTTGGGTCGGAGCCGAGATGGCCGTGGTGCGCCGGTCCGTCGAGGCCGGAGTCGGCGTGCTCGGCGTGTGCTTCGGCGGACAGCTCATCGCGCAGGCCCTCGGCGGATCTGTCACGAGGTCGCCGGCGCCCGAAGTGGGCTGGTACGACGTCGCCACCGATGACGACCAACTGGTTCCGGGTGGCCGATGGTTCCAGTGGCATTTCGACCGCTGGACTCTTCCCCCCGGCGCCACCGAGGTCGCCCGGACGTCGGATGCCTCACAGGCCTTCACGCTGGGAACGGCACTGGCGCTGCAGTTTCACCCCGAGCTCGATTCCGAGCTGCTGGAGGTCTGGTTGGCCCACGACCGCGACGGCGAAGTAGCCGGAACCGGAAGCAGCCCCGACGAATTACGCTTGCAGACAAGGGAATTCGTCGGCGATGCGGCAGCCCGGCTACGGACGCTGGTCCGGGGCTTCCTCAGCCGGGTGGTCCGGGCGCAGCCGTCGACGTAG
- a CDS encoding phosphoribosyltransferase produces the protein MNAWGLRASRERTYQDRREAGRVLAEQLVSYRNRPDVLVLGLARGGVPIAAEVACYLHAPLDVFVVRKLGVPQWQELAMGAVASGGGLVINDGLVSRLGIDDDTIVETIRHETAEVERREQAYRGGRPAPDFTDRTVILVDDGIATGATMLAAVRAVRAARQVVVAVPVGPPTVSDQLMEEADDVVCTSTPPQFQAVGQAFADFHQVSDDEVRRLLAEPTPEPGEA, from the coding sequence ATGAATGCCTGGGGTCTGCGAGCGAGCAGGGAACGCACCTACCAGGACCGCCGAGAAGCGGGCCGGGTCCTGGCCGAACAGCTCGTGTCCTACCGGAACCGCCCCGACGTGCTCGTCCTCGGCCTGGCCCGGGGCGGAGTGCCGATCGCCGCAGAAGTTGCCTGCTACCTGCACGCCCCGTTGGATGTCTTCGTGGTCCGCAAGCTGGGGGTGCCGCAGTGGCAGGAACTCGCCATGGGTGCGGTGGCCTCCGGCGGCGGGTTGGTGATCAACGACGGGCTGGTGAGCCGCCTCGGCATCGACGACGACACCATCGTCGAGACGATCCGGCACGAGACCGCCGAAGTCGAGCGACGGGAACAGGCCTATCGAGGCGGGCGCCCGGCGCCGGACTTCACCGATCGAACGGTGATCCTGGTCGACGACGGCATCGCCACCGGGGCCACGATGCTGGCCGCGGTCCGTGCCGTGCGGGCGGCCCGGCAGGTCGTGGTGGCGGTACCGGTCGGACCGCCGACGGTAAGCGATCAGCTCATGGAAGAGGCCGACGATGTGGTGTGCACCAGCACCCCACCCCAATTCCAAGCGGTGGGCCAGGCGTTCGCAGACTTCCACCAGGTCAGCGACGACGAAGTTCGCCGCCTGCTGGCAGAGCCCACCCCAGAACCCGGCGAGGCGTAG
- a CDS encoding DivIVA domain-containing protein: MPLTPADVHNVAFSKPPIGKRGYNEDEVDAFLDLVENELTRLIEENADLRQRVSELDQDLASARSGAGSSQSSQSIPLYEPEPEPTPAPQPVYEAPAAPVAPAAPPSEDTAVRAARVLSLAQDTADRLTSTAKAESDKLLSDARAQADAMVSDARKTAETTVSEARTRADAMLADAQTRSETQLRQAQEKADALQADAERKHSEIMGTINQQRTVLEGRLEQLRTFEREYRTRLKTYLESQLEELGQRGSAAPVDSSANNDSAGGFSQFNRGNN, from the coding sequence GACGTCCATAACGTCGCGTTCAGCAAGCCGCCCATCGGCAAACGTGGCTACAACGAGGACGAGGTCGATGCCTTTCTCGATCTGGTTGAGAACGAGCTGACTCGGCTCATCGAGGAGAACGCCGATCTTCGGCAGCGCGTGTCCGAGCTCGATCAGGACTTGGCGTCGGCGCGGTCCGGAGCGGGCAGCTCTCAGTCCAGCCAGTCCATCCCGCTCTACGAGCCGGAGCCCGAGCCCACCCCGGCCCCGCAGCCGGTCTACGAGGCCCCGGCGGCGCCGGTCGCCCCGGCCGCGCCCCCCAGCGAGGACACCGCCGTGCGTGCCGCCCGGGTGCTGAGCCTGGCGCAGGACACCGCCGACCGCCTGACCTCCACGGCCAAGGCCGAGTCGGACAAGCTGTTGTCGGACGCGCGGGCGCAGGCCGACGCCATGGTCAGCGATGCCCGCAAGACCGCCGAGACCACAGTCTCGGAGGCCCGCACCCGCGCCGACGCGATGCTGGCCGATGCGCAGACCCGTTCGGAGACCCAGCTGCGTCAGGCTCAGGAGAAGGCCGATGCACTGCAGGCCGACGCTGAGCGCAAGCACTCCGAGATCATGGGCACGATCAATCAGCAGCGCACGGTCCTGGAGGGCCGCCTGGAGCAGCTGCGCACGTTCGAGCGTGAGTACCGGACACGTCTGAAGACCTACCTGGAGTCTCAGCTGGAGGAGTTGGGCCAGCGCGGTTCTGCCGCGCCGGTGGATTCCAGTGCCAACAACGACTCGGCGGGCGGTTTCAGCCAGTTCAACCGCGGCAATAACTAA